The Dyadobacter subterraneus genome window below encodes:
- a CDS encoding vWA domain-containing protein — MEQWFSLKWFTLDMLRSYEWVYPYFLYALPAIPFLFWLRSAFHRKHRQRLVITYNKERSRMDWLTLLRFFQPVCIAIALALILVALARPQIVSERTDQFSEGIDIMLLIDISESMLEKDLSPNRLEAAKKVARQFIQGRLQDRIGLIIFAGEAVSLCPLTTDYELLYGFLDEIEPTMIPTAGTAIGSALAVAVNRMRETSGESKVAILISDGDNTSGNLGPTTAAQLAKAFGVRVYSISVGKTTKLIKASDSLNVSNSAVDESELQKIADLGDGKYFRATDNTALGSVFKQINQIEKVKSRNVVSRDVSDYYRVYLYWAVTLLLIALSTKSTFMANILED, encoded by the coding sequence ATGGAACAATGGTTTTCGCTGAAATGGTTTACACTGGATATGCTCAGGTCTTACGAGTGGGTTTATCCATACTTTTTGTATGCTCTTCCCGCTATTCCGTTTTTATTCTGGCTGAGAAGTGCATTTCATCGAAAACATCGTCAGCGGCTTGTTATTACTTACAATAAGGAGCGGTCGAGAATGGATTGGCTGACGCTTTTAAGATTTTTCCAACCGGTTTGTATTGCGATAGCGCTTGCATTAATTCTTGTGGCGTTAGCACGTCCGCAAATTGTTTCAGAAAGAACGGATCAGTTTTCGGAGGGAATTGATATAATGCTTTTGATTGATATTTCGGAATCCATGCTGGAAAAGGATCTGAGTCCTAACCGTTTGGAAGCGGCGAAAAAAGTAGCCAGACAATTTATTCAGGGACGTTTACAAGACCGGATCGGGCTCATTATTTTTGCCGGAGAAGCCGTATCTCTTTGTCCGCTTACTACGGATTACGAATTGTTATATGGTTTTCTGGATGAAATTGAACCAACCATGATCCCGACAGCCGGAACGGCAATTGGCAGCGCACTGGCAGTTGCCGTAAACCGCATGCGGGAAACTTCGGGTGAAAGTAAAGTTGCCATATTAATTAGCGACGGTGATAATACTTCCGGGAATCTTGGTCCGACGACAGCTGCACAATTGGCAAAAGCTTTTGGCGTTCGGGTTTACAGTATTTCGGTAGGAAAAACCACAAAATTGATAAAAGCTTCCGACAGTTTAAACGTTTCAAATTCGGCTGTGGATGAAAGTGAATTACAGAAAATTGCAGATTTAGGAGACGGGAAATATTTTCGTGCAACTGATAATACGGCACTTGGATCTGTTTTCAAACAAATAAATCAGATTGAAAAAGTAAAATCGCGGAATGTGGTTTCCCGTGATGTGAGTGATTATTATCGTGTTTATCTCTATTGGGCCGTGACGCTGCTCTTGATTGCTTTGAGCACAAAGAGTACCTTTATGGCTAATATTCTTGAAGACTGA